From the genome of Thermococcus sp., one region includes:
- the purE gene encoding 5-(carboxyamino)imidazole ribonucleotide mutase, with the protein MKVLVVMGSKSDSHIAEKVTAVLDEFGVEYDVEVASAHRNPKKVEELAKKGYDVFIAIAGLSAVLPGVIASHTVKPVIGVPVSAKLGGIDALLSIVQLPPGVPVATVGIDNGKNAALLAIEILALKNENLRKKLEKYREKMRS; encoded by the coding sequence GTGAAAGTTCTGGTGGTGATGGGGAGTAAAAGCGATTCGCATATAGCCGAGAAGGTTACCGCAGTTCTCGATGAGTTCGGCGTTGAGTACGACGTTGAAGTGGCTTCGGCTCACAGGAATCCGAAGAAAGTAGAAGAGCTCGCGAAGAAAGGCTACGACGTCTTCATTGCGATAGCCGGGCTGAGTGCCGTATTGCCGGGTGTAATAGCGTCGCATACGGTTAAACCCGTCATAGGTGTTCCCGTCTCAGCCAAACTTGGAGGAATTGATGCGCTCCTCAGTATAGTCCAGCTCCCGCCGGGGGTTCCCGTGGCAACGGTGGGTATAGACAACGGGAAGAACGCGGCACTGCTTGCTATAGAGATTCTCGCTTTAAAAAACGAGAACCTGAGGAAGAAGCTCGAAAAATACAGGGAGAAAATGAGGAGCTGA